A genomic stretch from Aedes albopictus strain Foshan chromosome 2, AalbF5, whole genome shotgun sequence includes:
- the LOC109420805 gene encoding uncharacterized protein LOC109420805 isoform X2, whose protein sequence is MFTLSKLPNAEDDSSPASNNGSSDNSNHSVTTSSAASGSDPSAFGASAESAVTASGPTAWNLELDLPMIEEDMQVIDTIDQSYWNGKFVPPPPRPPFLEESIAPDGLTTCDLCSWAWQDKGTLSLDGAINTKEFSWTFTLVVVSLTSAVLGAIIMIVFLRCKRIRANQNGLRTLCFDSSSTKDTAGLNFDNQTSKNSTNGSCSPRSTNSGLWTWFSSRKNLTTPDQLVNSHTLPVENHYTHMDDNNYNPVQIDEASYAEVGNEMGPSETNSYKSSSVHHGGDNDILIMNCPLPAIPTGTHSGGASGSGSAYYSGLLNSANMPGDEDEDERPYEIVDLKEMSSPHKSHNVQSHFLNETNNLLTIEKHSEGLPEGTISASDYV, encoded by the exons ATGTTCACACTGTCCAAGCTGCCCAACGCTGAAGATGATTCATCGCCCGCCAGTAACAACGGTAGCAGTGACAATAGCAATCACAGCGTTACCACTAGTAGCGCTGCTTCGGGTAGTGATCCCTCCGCTTTCGGCGCCTCGGCTGAATCCGCGGTTACCGCATCCGGTCCCACGGCGTGGAATCTCGAACTGGACCTGCCAATGATTGAAGAAGACATGCAAGTGATCGACACCATCGATCAAAGCTACTGGAATGGGAAATTCGTGCCACCTCCTCCGCGGCCtccgtttctggaggaatcgatcGCGCCCGACGGACTGACCACGTGCGATCTGTGCAGTTGGGCCTGGCAAGACAAGGGGACGCTCTCACTGGATGGTGCGATAA ATACCAAGGAGTTCAGCTGGACATTCACGCTGGTCGTAGTCTCACTCACATCGGCAGTACTCGGTGCCATAATAatgatagtttttcttaggtgtaAGAG GATACGGGCGAATCAGAACGGACTGAGGACATTGTGTTTCGATTCAAGCAGTACAAAAGACACCGCAGGGCTCAACTTTGACAACCAAACGTCAAAAAACTCCACGAACGGATCCTGCAGTCCACGGAGTACAAATTCGGGTCTCTGGACGTGGTTTAGCAGTAGGAAGAATCTGACAACCCCGGACCAGCTGGTCAACTCTCACACACTGCCCGTGGAGAACCACTACACCCACATGGACGACAACAACTACAATCCGGTCCAAATCGATGAGGCTTCGTATGCCGAAGTTGGCAACGAGATGGGACCATCTGAGACGAACTCGTACAAGTCGAGCTCCGTGCATCAT GGAGGCGACAACGATATTCTCATTATGAACTGTCCACTGCCAGCAATCCCTACGGGGACGCATAGCGGAGGTGCCAGCGGTTCGGGCAGTGCGTACTACTCGGGTCTGCTCAACAGTGCCAACATGCCGGGCGATGAAGACGAAGACGAACGGCCTTACGAAATCGTCGACCTGAAGGAAATGTCTTCGCCCCACAAAAGTCACAATGTACAAAGCCATTTTCTAAACGAGACCAACAACTTGCTGACCATTGAGAAACACTCCGAAGGTCTACCAGAGGGAACCATTTCGGCATCTGATTATGTATAA
- the LOC109420805 gene encoding uncharacterized protein LOC109420805 isoform X1 has product MFTLSKLPNAEDDSSPASNNGSSDNSNHSVTTSSAASGSDPSAFGASAESAVTASGPTAWNLELDLPMIEEDMQVIDTIDQSYWNGKFVPPPPRPPFLEESIAPDGLTTCDLCSWAWQDKGTLSLDGAIKEIFSPADTKEFSWTFTLVVVSLTSAVLGAIIMIVFLRCKRIRANQNGLRTLCFDSSSTKDTAGLNFDNQTSKNSTNGSCSPRSTNSGLWTWFSSRKNLTTPDQLVNSHTLPVENHYTHMDDNNYNPVQIDEASYAEVGNEMGPSETNSYKSSSVHHGGDNDILIMNCPLPAIPTGTHSGGASGSGSAYYSGLLNSANMPGDEDEDERPYEIVDLKEMSSPHKSHNVQSHFLNETNNLLTIEKHSEGLPEGTISASDYV; this is encoded by the exons ATGTTCACACTGTCCAAGCTGCCCAACGCTGAAGATGATTCATCGCCCGCCAGTAACAACGGTAGCAGTGACAATAGCAATCACAGCGTTACCACTAGTAGCGCTGCTTCGGGTAGTGATCCCTCCGCTTTCGGCGCCTCGGCTGAATCCGCGGTTACCGCATCCGGTCCCACGGCGTGGAATCTCGAACTGGACCTGCCAATGATTGAAGAAGACATGCAAGTGATCGACACCATCGATCAAAGCTACTGGAATGGGAAATTCGTGCCACCTCCTCCGCGGCCtccgtttctggaggaatcgatcGCGCCCGACGGACTGACCACGTGCGATCTGTGCAGTTGGGCCTGGCAAGACAAGGGGACGCTCTCACTGGATGGTGCGATAA AGGAAATTTTCTCCCCCGCAGATACCAAGGAGTTCAGCTGGACATTCACGCTGGTCGTAGTCTCACTCACATCGGCAGTACTCGGTGCCATAATAatgatagtttttcttaggtgtaAGAG GATACGGGCGAATCAGAACGGACTGAGGACATTGTGTTTCGATTCAAGCAGTACAAAAGACACCGCAGGGCTCAACTTTGACAACCAAACGTCAAAAAACTCCACGAACGGATCCTGCAGTCCACGGAGTACAAATTCGGGTCTCTGGACGTGGTTTAGCAGTAGGAAGAATCTGACAACCCCGGACCAGCTGGTCAACTCTCACACACTGCCCGTGGAGAACCACTACACCCACATGGACGACAACAACTACAATCCGGTCCAAATCGATGAGGCTTCGTATGCCGAAGTTGGCAACGAGATGGGACCATCTGAGACGAACTCGTACAAGTCGAGCTCCGTGCATCAT GGAGGCGACAACGATATTCTCATTATGAACTGTCCACTGCCAGCAATCCCTACGGGGACGCATAGCGGAGGTGCCAGCGGTTCGGGCAGTGCGTACTACTCGGGTCTGCTCAACAGTGCCAACATGCCGGGCGATGAAGACGAAGACGAACGGCCTTACGAAATCGTCGACCTGAAGGAAATGTCTTCGCCCCACAAAAGTCACAATGTACAAAGCCATTTTCTAAACGAGACCAACAACTTGCTGACCATTGAGAAACACTCCGAAGGTCTACCAGAGGGAACCATTTCGGCATCTGATTATGTATAA
- the LOC109412500 gene encoding triokinase/FMN cyclase, translated as MLQNVSTSLAGFVRANNGLRYMSDRNCILRREEQLLSKRGKVKLISGGGSGHEPAHNGYVGKGMLDAAVCGDVFCSPSATSIVDCLRMVAGPDESVLFIVNNYTGDRLNFGLAVERARSQYGYKHLEILLNDDDCSIMESMARKSVGKRGLAGCVLLIKMLGAMAELGYSMEEIVHFGKGLLQKGYIATFGFTFDVIDGKLQNVELGKGLHGEPGVYKMDHCNGFESIIYFALDRIAAKIAPYSDNDVVVLVNNLGGTSELMLGVFMSNLLPMLANDYNVKRVYVGNYFTSLSQSGLSVTLLNLKYSDKVLQYLDFKVQIASTLFGGQPSYGLPPSEVFNFEDRKEYQTNGNDCEFKLCFEESSRTTIRHVLKNIGCTLLENRDLLNTYDRECGDGDTGTTIANGATALLASLESTLDVLHPAKMLQQLSQIMQLTIGGTSGAIYGLFLHAASIAFEEADNDSKIAVNHWLSALTSGNKAIMQYALTELGDRTMLDVLKRGEDELLNAILHNLPTLRCVEIFAWACEKEATNTRKMVPKSGRAAYCAAQSGRADFEHPDPGAYAVALWARALCVGYKKSCAE; from the coding sequence ATGCTACAGAACGTGAGCACCTCGCTGGCCGGTTTCGTCCGCGCAAACAATGGCCTACGGTATATGAGTGATCGTAATTGCATCCTGCGCCGGGAAGAGCAACTGTTGTCCAAAAGGGGCAAAGTGAAATTGATCTCCGGCGGTGGAAGTGGTCACGAGCCCGCCCACAATGGCTACGTCGGCAAGGGTATGCTGGATGCGGCCGTCTGCGGCGATGTATTCTGTTCCCCATCGGCCACATCGATCGTCGATTGTCTGCGAATGGTGGCCGGTCCGGATGAAAGCGTGCTGTTCATCGTTAACAACTACACCGGTGATCGGTTGAACTTCGGGTTGGCGGTGGAACGAGCTCGATCGCAGTACGGGTACAAACATTTGGAGATATTGCTCAATGACGATGACTGTTCTATTATGGAATCGATGGCGAGAAAGTCTGTAGGAAAACGAGGACTAGCTGGGTGCGTTTTGCTGATAAAAATGTTAGGAGCGATGGCTGAGCTGGGTTATTCGATGGAAGAAATAGTTCACTTTGGAAAGGGGTTGCTACAGAAAGGGTACATTGCAACTTTTGGGTTCACTTTTGATGTGATCGATGGAAAGCTGCAAAACGTTGAACTTGGAAAGGGCCTTCATGGTGAACCAGGAGTATACAAGATGGATCACTGCAATGGGTTTGAATCAATTATTTATTTCGCCTTGGATAGGATAGCTGCAAAAATTGCCCCTTACAGCGATAATGATGTAGTTGTTCTCGTTAACAATCTTGGAGGTACTTCGGAATTAATGTTGGGCGTATTCATGAGCAACCTATTGCCCATGTTGGCGAATGACTACAATGTGAAACGTGTCTACGTAGGAAACTATTTCACTTCCTTGAGCCAATCCGGTCTATCAGTAACTCTTTTGAACCTCAAGTACTCCGATAAAGTACTGCAGTACCTGGACTTCAAGGTGCAAATAGCATCAACGTTGTTTGGAGGCCAACCCTCGTATGGTCTTCCCCCTTCAGAAGTGTTCAACTTCGAAGATCGCAAAGAGTATCAAACGAACGGAAATGATTGTGAGTTTAAATTATGCTTTGAGGAGTCAAGTCGGACCACGATCAGGCATGTATTGAAGAACATCGGATGCACGCTGCTGGAAAATCGCGATTTGCTGAATACCTACGACAGGGAATGTGGAGACGGGGACACGGGAACTACCATTGCCAACGGAGCAACCGCTTTGCTTGCCAGTCTCGAATCGACCCTGGATGTTTTACATCCAGCAAAAATGCTCCAACAATTGAGCCAGATTATGCAACTGACTATTGGCGGTACTTCTGGAGCGATCTACGGCCTGTTCCTGCATGCCGCTTCCATTGCATTTGAAGAGGCAGACAACGATTCCAAGATTGCCGTCAACCATTGGCTGAGTGCATTGACGAGCGGCAACAAAGCAATCATGCAGTATGCTCTAACTGAGCTAGGGGATCGTACCATGCTGGATGTCCTGAAGCGCGGAGAAGACGAACTTCTCAATGCAATTCTGCATAACTTACCGACGCTACGGTGTGTCGAAATCTTTGCCTGGGCATGCGAAAAGGAAGCTACAAACACTCGCAAAATGGTTCCAAAATCTGGTAGAGCTGCCTATTGTGCAGCCCAGTCAGGAAGGGCAGACTTCGAGCATCCAGACCCTGGGGCTTATGCTGTTGCGTTGTGGGCTCGAGCGTTATGCGTGGGCTATAAAAAGAGTTGTGCGGAGTAG